From the genome of Cognaticolwellia beringensis, one region includes:
- the rfbB gene encoding dTDP-glucose 4,6-dehydratase produces MKKLLVTGGAGFIGANFVHYWMEKYSADKVVVLDALTYAGNIANLDSVKDHANFTFVHGNICDQALIERLLVEHGIDTLVHFAAESHVDRSITGPDAFIETNIMGTYSLLKAAKKVWLDGESIVEGHRFHHVSTDEVYGTLSPTDPAFTEDTAYAPNSPYSASKAASDHLVRAYHHTYGLNVTTSNCSNNYGPFHFPEKLIPLVITNILHDKALPIYGDGQQIRDWLYVEDHAYGIDLVLQNGRVGENYNIGGDNEWANIDIVKTISKLVEQEFVKNKALATRFPAAKAAMAQNTESLITYVKDRLGHDRRYAIDATKTNNELNYKPKESFETGIAKTVAWYLNNEDWWQSVMDGSYQNWIAEQYS; encoded by the coding sequence ATGAAAAAATTATTAGTTACAGGTGGTGCAGGTTTTATTGGCGCTAATTTTGTCCATTATTGGATGGAAAAATATTCAGCCGATAAAGTTGTGGTACTTGACGCACTAACTTACGCGGGTAATATCGCTAACTTAGACAGTGTAAAGGACCATGCTAACTTTACTTTTGTGCACGGTAATATTTGTGACCAAGCGCTAATTGAAAGATTACTGGTTGAACATGGTATTGATACCTTAGTGCATTTTGCAGCTGAGTCGCATGTTGACCGTTCAATTACTGGTCCTGATGCGTTTATTGAAACTAATATCATGGGTACTTATAGCTTACTTAAAGCGGCTAAAAAAGTGTGGTTAGACGGCGAGAGTATTGTTGAAGGGCATAGGTTTCATCATGTTTCTACAGATGAAGTGTATGGTACGCTTTCACCTACCGACCCTGCTTTTACTGAAGATACAGCTTACGCGCCTAATTCTCCTTATTCGGCGAGTAAAGCGGCTAGTGATCATTTAGTGCGTGCTTATCACCATACTTATGGTTTAAATGTTACCACCAGTAATTGTTCAAATAACTATGGGCCGTTTCATTTTCCAGAAAAGCTTATTCCTTTAGTTATTACTAATATTTTGCATGATAAAGCCTTGCCAATATACGGTGATGGTCAACAAATTCGTGACTGGTTATACGTTGAAGACCATGCTTACGGCATTGACTTAGTATTACAAAATGGCCGCGTGGGTGAAAATTACAATATTGGTGGCGACAATGAATGGGCAAATATTGATATTGTTAAAACTATTTCAAAATTGGTTGAACAAGAATTTGTTAAAAACAAAGCTTTAGCTACGCGTTTTCCTGCGGCTAAAGCGGCAATGGCGCAAAACACTGAGTCACTTATTACGTACGTGAAAGACCGACTTGGTCACGACCGTCGTTATGCCATTGACGCGACTAAAACTAACAATGAGTTAAACTATAAACCTAAAGAGTCATTTGAAACGGGCATTGCTAAAACCGTTGCTTGGTATTTGAATAATGAAGATTGGTGGCAAAGTGTAATGGATGGTTCATACCAAAATTGGATAGCTGAGCAATATTCATAA